Proteins from a single region of Aureibacter tunicatorum:
- a CDS encoding phage baseplate assembly protein V, whose amino-acid sequence MNQAITVTLTGKKQKDVGDALIHLKTEHQVNQVPFAELTMVTGNFPNTDYPLFSEDDYKIGKELAISIRYEGQKEIDHKIFKGIITQRAFESVEEVPAIKLKVEDPSFRLKNQAGVYFYQKKNGLEIIKKRLNDCKGLSVGKTNSRLNQPKYEQKISLNQTAWEEIGMTLQSCGLVMAWQDGKLSVLDYSDTSSTYKLTIDQDEIVDISLNQKANHLSKEAQVSYWDPKNNKIKEKKEKSIPLASDVDAPKMETNTLDLTEIAEAEHALQSFLLQQKMMAWEGGVTVIGDASVNLMQSLQLLKVPKGYEEKIPITKVTHYIEKGVWYTQIGVGMQSEDFFEEKSTEFDMQLGEVQSLQKDPQGLGRIPIKIAAFGKETFWAFLGQLSAGSSQSYFRIPQKGETVCVAFLHGSLSQGIILTSSYLGNKNPPSPFKLSSDTPMGFLSEGKLQILFEDKKHSIKMHTPDNHQVILGKSEGVKVESKGGIDLNSSKKMSLKASGGNIDLKGRSINLN is encoded by the coding sequence ATGAATCAGGCTATAACCGTTACTTTAACAGGTAAGAAACAAAAAGATGTGGGTGATGCACTCATTCATTTAAAAACAGAACATCAGGTCAATCAGGTTCCCTTTGCTGAGCTAACCATGGTCACTGGGAATTTTCCTAATACAGATTATCCCTTATTCTCTGAAGATGACTATAAAATTGGAAAGGAGCTGGCCATTAGTATACGGTATGAAGGACAGAAAGAAATTGATCACAAAATATTTAAAGGGATCATAACTCAAAGAGCTTTTGAGTCTGTTGAAGAAGTTCCTGCTATCAAACTAAAAGTAGAAGATCCTTCTTTCAGACTTAAAAATCAGGCGGGTGTTTATTTCTATCAGAAGAAAAACGGTTTGGAAATCATTAAAAAGAGACTCAATGACTGTAAAGGGCTAAGTGTGGGAAAGACGAATAGCCGTTTGAATCAACCTAAATATGAGCAGAAGATTAGCCTTAACCAAACAGCTTGGGAAGAAATAGGAATGACGCTTCAGTCCTGCGGATTGGTTATGGCTTGGCAGGATGGAAAACTTAGTGTTTTAGATTATTCGGATACTTCCTCTACTTATAAACTGACTATTGATCAGGATGAAATCGTGGATATTTCCTTGAATCAAAAAGCCAATCATCTTTCCAAAGAAGCTCAAGTGTCCTATTGGGATCCGAAGAATAATAAGATCAAAGAAAAGAAGGAAAAAAGTATCCCTTTGGCCTCTGATGTTGATGCGCCAAAAATGGAAACGAATACCCTTGATCTCACAGAGATTGCTGAAGCCGAACATGCCTTACAATCTTTTTTGCTACAACAAAAAATGATGGCATGGGAAGGGGGAGTTACCGTTATTGGAGATGCTAGTGTGAATCTGATGCAATCTCTTCAGTTGCTTAAAGTACCAAAAGGTTACGAAGAGAAGATTCCTATCACTAAGGTGACACATTATATTGAAAAAGGCGTATGGTATACCCAAATAGGAGTGGGGATGCAATCGGAAGACTTTTTTGAGGAAAAATCTACTGAATTTGATATGCAATTAGGGGAGGTCCAAAGTTTACAAAAAGATCCCCAAGGTCTTGGACGTATACCGATTAAGATTGCTGCTTTTGGCAAAGAGACTTTTTGGGCTTTCTTAGGTCAGCTGTCCGCAGGTTCTTCTCAGAGTTATTTCAGAATTCCTCAAAAAGGAGAAACCGTTTGTGTGGCTTTTTTGCATGGTAGTTTGAGCCAGGGAATTATCTTAACTTCTTCCTATTTGGGAAATAAAAATCCTCCTAGTCCCTTTAAGCTATCGAGTGATACACCAATGGGCTTTTTATCTGAAGGGAAATTACAAATCCTCTTTGAAGATAAAAAACATTCTATAAAAATGCATACGCCAGATAACCATCAGGTGATTTTGGGAAAAAGCGAAGGCGTAAAAGTCGAAAGTAAAGGAGGGATAGATCTTAATAGCAGCAAAAAAATGTCCCTCAAGGCTTCTGGAGGAAATATTGACTTAAAAGGGCGTTCCATTAATTTAAATTAA
- a CDS encoding PAAR domain-containing protein, whose amino-acid sequence MSRAAAVKKNDTFKSSTDLHLVQIPMPFVGMVTLPLPHTFHGKFTQGLSTNVKVEGKPAAKQFSGGKNDPKHVAKGIKFMVNPTNKGNVMLASKKVKINHFGAVNIKHKVFTCNDPAPLPMGKIKGKSSVNLS is encoded by the coding sequence ATGAGTAGAGCAGCAGCAGTAAAGAAAAATGACACCTTTAAATCTTCAACCGATTTGCATTTGGTACAAATTCCTATGCCCTTTGTGGGCATGGTAACCCTTCCTTTGCCTCATACTTTTCATGGTAAATTTACTCAGGGCCTAAGCACAAATGTAAAAGTAGAAGGAAAACCCGCAGCTAAACAGTTTAGCGGAGGAAAGAATGATCCCAAACATGTGGCTAAAGGAATCAAATTTATGGTTAATCCGACGAACAAAGGAAATGTAATGCTGGCGAGTAAGAAGGTGAAAATTAATCATTTTGGAGCGGTTAATATTAAACATAAGGTATTCACTTGTAATGATCCAGCTCCATTACCCATGGGCAAGATTAAAGGGAAATCATCTGTAAATCTATCTTAA